Proteins from one Pelosinus sp. IPA-1 genomic window:
- a CDS encoding head decoration protein: MSELVGTAATFSYKNLVGGVNPPIHTSVETLAKGSGTYVSGAVLGKITAAGATQGKCQRVNSVNTDGSQTADSVLLTDNIDTTAADVMVVVAKSGCFNREALTFGGSDTVDKHEATLRDLNIYLTSSKGVGC, encoded by the coding sequence ATGTCGGAATTGGTTGGAACTGCAGCAACTTTCAGTTACAAAAACCTGGTTGGCGGCGTCAATCCGCCGATTCACACGTCGGTTGAAACGCTGGCGAAAGGAAGCGGAACGTATGTGAGCGGCGCGGTGCTTGGAAAGATTACAGCAGCCGGTGCGACGCAGGGTAAATGCCAAAGGGTAAACAGCGTAAACACGGACGGCAGCCAGACGGCAGACAGTGTGCTGCTTACTGATAATATCGACACGACTGCCGCAGATGTCATGGTGGTCGTTGCTAAGAGCGGATGCTTTAACCGCGAGGCGCTGACCTTTGGCGGTAGTGACACGGTTGATAAACACGAAGCAACATTGCGCGATCTGAACATTTATTTGACTAGCAGCAAAGGAGTTGGATGCTAA
- a CDS encoding DUF6148 family protein encodes MSVSEIQKQRLQSYLETEKEVLTGQEYQTGKRRIRRAELSSVNSGINQLLAAGAGCDGPVPGTRARRCILRD; translated from the coding sequence ATGAGCGTCAGCGAGATCCAAAAACAACGGCTGCAGAGCTATTTAGAGACAGAAAAAGAAGTGCTGACCGGCCAGGAGTACCAGACCGGAAAACGGCGGATCCGGCGCGCTGAATTAAGCAGCGTTAACTCAGGTATTAACCAACTACTGGCGGCCGGTGCCGGATGCGACGGGCCGGTGCCGGGAACGCGGGCGCGCCGCTGCATTTTACGGGACTGA
- a CDS encoding phage tail sheath family protein, with protein sequence MFKHGIFSSDVPTSIVPPAQTSAGMPVVFGTAPIHLAGSIGENGCGPTNVPVLANVYGDVVTSLGYSDDWKKYTLCEFMYSHFQLFNVAPVVFVNVLDPAKHSKALKDQAVTLALGNGTIGSVSLGTDVILSSIVIKLTQAGQPLALGTDYTTAYDASGNAVITRMKNGAIANDTATLSVSFTQLDPTMVTSADIIGGVDAATGKLSGLELINQVFPRFRMPPGQLVAPHWSTRPEVAAVMEAKAAAINGVFKCIALCDAPTDTLRKYQDVPAWKNQNNYVFNRQTLCWPRVKLGSRIFHMSTQQAGLNCLVDSTNDDVPYESGSNKNLQMDGLCLEDGTEVILDLTMANYLNSQGITTALNFIGGWRLWGNMTAAFPASTDPKDAFLCIRRMFDWQANTFLLTYWQKLDKPLNRVLVETFVNSENLRLNGLTARGFLLGGRMKLLETENPVTDLMNGTIRFHTYMTPPTPAQDIEDQLEFDPQYLKTLFG encoded by the coding sequence ATGTTTAAACATGGGATTTTTTCGAGCGATGTGCCGACGTCGATCGTGCCGCCGGCGCAGACCAGCGCCGGGATGCCGGTCGTATTCGGTACAGCTCCGATCCACCTTGCCGGCAGTATCGGAGAAAATGGATGCGGGCCGACAAACGTGCCGGTATTGGCGAATGTTTACGGTGATGTGGTGACGTCGCTCGGTTATTCGGATGACTGGAAAAAATACACGCTCTGCGAATTTATGTACAGCCATTTTCAGCTGTTCAATGTTGCGCCGGTGGTATTTGTCAATGTGTTGGATCCGGCGAAGCATAGCAAGGCATTAAAAGATCAAGCGGTTACGCTCGCGCTCGGTAATGGCACGATCGGCAGCGTGTCGCTGGGGACGGACGTTATCCTGTCAAGCATCGTCATCAAGCTGACGCAAGCAGGGCAGCCGCTGGCGCTCGGTACGGACTATACTACAGCGTATGACGCAAGCGGTAATGCAGTGATCACTCGGATGAAAAACGGCGCGATTGCAAACGATACGGCCACGCTGTCGGTATCGTTTACGCAGCTGGATCCGACGATGGTGACAAGCGCTGATATTATTGGCGGTGTTGATGCGGCAACTGGCAAACTGTCCGGATTGGAACTGATCAATCAAGTATTTCCGCGTTTCCGGATGCCGCCAGGGCAACTTGTCGCGCCGCACTGGTCGACGAGGCCGGAAGTGGCTGCGGTAATGGAAGCTAAAGCTGCCGCGATCAACGGTGTTTTTAAGTGTATCGCTCTGTGCGATGCACCGACGGACACGCTGCGCAAATATCAAGACGTGCCGGCATGGAAAAATCAAAACAATTATGTTTTCAACCGGCAGACGCTGTGTTGGCCGCGCGTGAAGCTCGGCAGCCGGATTTTTCACATGTCGACGCAGCAGGCCGGCTTGAATTGCCTGGTAGACAGTACGAACGACGATGTGCCGTATGAATCAGGCTCGAACAAGAATTTGCAAATGGACGGGCTTTGCTTGGAAGACGGGACGGAAGTCATTCTGGACTTGACGATGGCGAATTATTTGAACAGCCAGGGCATCACGACGGCGCTCAATTTTATCGGCGGCTGGAGATTGTGGGGCAACATGACGGCGGCTTTTCCGGCATCCACGGATCCGAAAGATGCTTTTCTCTGTATCCGCCGAATGTTCGACTGGCAGGCAAATACGTTTTTACTGACTTATTGGCAAAAGCTCGACAAGCCGTTGAATCGAGTACTGGTCGAAACGTTTGTAAATAGCGAAAATCTTCGCTTGAACGGACTGACGGCGCGCGGTTTTCTGCTGGGTGGCCGCATGAAGCTGCTGGAAACGGAAAATCCGGTGACAGATCTGATGAATGGCACGATCCGCTTCCATACCTATATGACACCGCCGACGCCGGCGCAGGACATCGAGGATCAGCTGGAATTTGATCCGCAATATCTCAAAACGCTGTTTGGATAA
- a CDS encoding tail protein X: MRRRGRGLLISMYTTKQGDMWDGIAYNIYGDERRMDVLMAANPAWIRTVVFSAGVVLQVPDVAPNVTQNLPPWRRS; the protein is encoded by the coding sequence ATGAGGCGCAGAGGGCGAGGGTTGCTTATTAGTATGTACACGACAAAGCAAGGCGATATGTGGGACGGAATCGCTTATAATATTTACGGCGACGAGCGCCGCATGGACGTCCTAATGGCGGCAAATCCGGCATGGATCCGCACAGTGGTCTTTTCGGCCGGCGTAGTGCTGCAGGTGCCGGATGTCGCTCCAAACGTGACGCAGAACCTGCCGCCGTGGAGGCGGTCGTGA
- a CDS encoding phage tail assembly protein, with protein sequence MPSFKLTKPVEYEGKTFDTINYDLDALTGDDLLTAEMEMTTNGTIAPIIDISKAYHAGVFARAAKVDFGFMRKMPAKDFARATMLVMSFFGGSDL encoded by the coding sequence ATGCCAAGTTTTAAACTGACTAAGCCGGTCGAATACGAAGGGAAAACGTTTGATACGATCAATTACGATCTGGATGCACTCACCGGCGATGATTTGCTGACGGCGGAAATGGAAATGACGACAAACGGGACGATCGCGCCGATCATCGACATTTCGAAAGCCTACCATGCAGGCGTCTTTGCGCGGGCGGCAAAAGTCGATTTTGGTTTTATGCGCAAAATGCCGGCGAAGGATTTTGCACGCGCGACGATGCTGGTGATGAGTTTTTTCGGCGGCTCGGACTTGTAG
- a CDS encoding phage major tail tube protein produces the protein MNLPENMINYAVYLDGSRLMGTASVDLPSLDQITQKITGAGIGGEVEAPVMGHFAAMTLGVSWRTITKEAMILAQPAAHALEFRGSQQVYDTGSGLYSTVPVKVIVKASPKKTGLGKMVVAAQTDTKNEFEVSYIKVYFNGEEQIEIDKYNFIARIQGTDYLAAVRNDLGI, from the coding sequence GTGAATTTACCGGAAAATATGATCAACTATGCCGTCTATTTGGACGGCTCGCGACTGATGGGTACGGCCAGTGTTGATTTGCCGTCTTTGGATCAGATTACACAGAAAATTACCGGGGCCGGTATTGGTGGCGAAGTCGAAGCGCCGGTCATGGGACATTTTGCAGCGATGACGCTCGGCGTCAGCTGGCGGACAATCACAAAAGAAGCGATGATCCTAGCGCAGCCAGCGGCTCACGCGCTGGAGTTTCGCGGCAGCCAGCAGGTTTACGATACGGGATCCGGCTTGTATTCTACAGTGCCGGTCAAAGTCATTGTGAAAGCGAGCCCGAAAAAGACGGGCCTGGGGAAAATGGTCGTCGCCGCGCAGACGGACACGAAAAACGAATTTGAAGTCTCATATATTAAAGTCTATTTCAACGGCGAAGAACAAATCGAAATTGATAAATACAACTTCATTGCGCGGATCCAGGGTACTGATTACCTGGCAGCTGTTCGCAATGATCTTGGAATTTAA
- a CDS encoding major capsid protein codes for MNLNQTQTLLEAISRSFPPQTLLRDTFFPNPKTFVTKTVLMDYRKGNRQMSPFVAKGGSGVNVNRTGFVTKEYEPPMMAPERPTTAGDIEARGFGENVFSSKTPAQREMELRAQDMADLIAMNTRRIEWMCSQTMVFGQFQVAGYADDGKTQLIDTVTFSDWTQKMIMSGSDMWTNLSADAYGQLQMASQSVSRAAGIVPDVGIMSFKTQNWFMQNAGIKDILKVPNLSNLSMMNLAPRITSPGVVRIGMIESLNLELYGYDGIYQDDAGAIQQYIPDGYVVIGARGRGSQLFGAVTQLEFDDVYRTYEGSNVPKVWSEQGKDTKMLRVASKAVVKPETTDDWYTLKVF; via the coding sequence ATGAATTTGAATCAAACGCAAACATTATTGGAGGCGATCAGCCGATCCTTTCCGCCGCAGACGTTACTGCGTGACACGTTTTTCCCGAATCCGAAAACATTTGTGACGAAGACTGTTCTGATGGATTATCGCAAAGGGAATCGGCAGATGTCTCCGTTCGTGGCAAAAGGCGGATCTGGAGTCAACGTGAACCGAACAGGCTTTGTTACGAAAGAATATGAACCGCCGATGATGGCTCCGGAGCGGCCAACGACTGCGGGAGACATTGAGGCGCGTGGGTTTGGCGAAAATGTTTTTTCCAGCAAAACGCCGGCGCAGCGTGAAATGGAGTTACGGGCGCAGGATATGGCGGATCTGATTGCGATGAACACGCGCCGTATTGAGTGGATGTGTTCGCAAACAATGGTTTTCGGGCAATTCCAGGTCGCAGGCTATGCGGACGACGGCAAGACGCAGCTGATTGACACCGTCACATTCAGCGACTGGACGCAAAAAATGATCATGAGCGGATCCGACATGTGGACGAATTTGTCTGCCGACGCATACGGGCAGCTGCAGATGGCGTCGCAGTCGGTATCAAGAGCCGCCGGCATCGTTCCGGATGTCGGGATTATGAGCTTCAAAACGCAAAACTGGTTTATGCAAAATGCCGGCATTAAGGACATTTTGAAAGTACCGAACCTGAGTAACTTGTCCATGATGAACCTGGCTCCGCGCATTACGTCGCCGGGCGTTGTAAGAATCGGCATGATTGAAAGTTTGAATCTGGAGCTGTACGGCTATGATGGAATTTATCAGGACGATGCCGGAGCAATCCAACAATACATTCCGGACGGGTATGTTGTTATCGGTGCGCGTGGTCGTGGATCACAGCTGTTCGGAGCAGTAACGCAGCTCGAATTTGACGACGTTTATCGTACTTATGAAGGTTCGAACGTTCCGAAAGTTTGGAGCGAGCAAGGAAAAGATACGAAGATGCTGCGCGTCGCCAGCAAAGCTGTTGTCAAGCCGGAAACCACTGACGATTGGTATACTTTGAAAGTATTCTAA
- a CDS encoding head maturation protease, ClpP-related, producing the protein MKFWSFKNSLANVGEVELILYGDISKTSWWGDEVTPEQFAKDLAACTGKDVRVRIDSDGGDVFAAHNICNQLKNYAGNVTICVDGIAASAATIIMTAGKVIMPVGSMIMIHNPTLQTGWGASFDATELANMSQALETIKQNIIDVYMQKCNLTQKQLSSMMDAETWMTASMALQYGFADEIENSTGSGELLDQETDDGREGLMESLLPTMVDGNYLVVNNASRHDVRRLSNVAGLRNAIAQARLPKVQNNMRQQREETTVIIKNCADLRKAYPDLCAELAADAVGQESARIAALDALDNVQNAAIHAIVCDAKKTGKSAENVKTFVEIINKMTPAAPSDQQAPAPGAHPFAKVIEDSAQSGVNGVGSGGQIENKDKKEVNAAADYMAEVMNRKNGVAK; encoded by the coding sequence GTGAAGTTTTGGAGTTTTAAAAACAGCTTGGCAAACGTAGGAGAGGTCGAGCTGATTTTGTACGGCGACATTTCGAAAACGTCTTGGTGGGGCGACGAGGTCACGCCGGAACAATTTGCAAAAGATTTGGCAGCCTGCACCGGCAAGGACGTGCGCGTCCGGATCGACAGCGACGGCGGTGACGTCTTTGCAGCGCATAACATTTGCAATCAGCTGAAAAATTACGCGGGCAATGTGACGATATGCGTGGACGGCATTGCGGCCAGCGCGGCAACGATTATTATGACGGCCGGGAAGGTGATCATGCCGGTCGGATCAATGATCATGATCCATAATCCGACACTGCAGACAGGATGGGGCGCGAGCTTTGACGCGACGGAGCTGGCGAATATGTCCCAGGCGCTGGAGACAATCAAACAAAACATTATTGACGTCTACATGCAGAAATGTAATCTCACGCAAAAGCAACTGTCGAGCATGATGGACGCGGAAACCTGGATGACGGCGTCGATGGCGCTGCAGTATGGTTTCGCGGATGAAATTGAAAATTCGACCGGCTCCGGCGAGTTACTGGATCAGGAAACAGACGACGGGCGAGAGGGCCTGATGGAGTCGCTGCTGCCGACAATGGTGGACGGCAATTATTTGGTCGTCAACAATGCGTCACGGCATGACGTGCGGCGACTGAGCAATGTCGCCGGTCTGCGCAATGCAATCGCCCAGGCGCGGCTGCCGAAAGTGCAAAATAACATGAGACAGCAAAGGGAGGAAACAACGGTGATTATCAAAAACTGTGCGGATTTGCGCAAAGCCTATCCGGATTTATGCGCGGAGCTTGCCGCTGATGCGGTGGGCCAAGAGTCGGCGCGAATCGCAGCGCTGGATGCGCTCGATAACGTACAAAACGCGGCGATCCACGCGATCGTCTGCGATGCTAAAAAGACCGGCAAGTCGGCCGAAAACGTGAAAACATTCGTCGAGATCATCAACAAAATGACGCCGGCAGCGCCGAGTGATCAGCAAGCACCGGCACCGGGAGCGCATCCGTTCGCAAAAGTCATCGAAGACTCGGCGCAATCTGGTGTCAATGGCGTCGGATCCGGCGGACAAATTGAAAACAAGGATAAAAAAGAGGTTAACGCGGCGGCCGATTATATGGCCGAAGTGATGAACCGGAAGAATGGGGTGGCGAAGTAA
- a CDS encoding phage baseplate assembly protein V translates to MQPDAAKILSSLFRVGPVTSIDDVGQRVRVTFGDMDNLVSPWLQVACRGSGQDDEYWMPDINDQVLCLMMPTGNAEGYVLCSVRGNTPKAGAVGKRYVRFADGSEVEFDRASGTLTIITTGPVNITAAGNVNVTGDVIAGGVSLKNHTHGGVVSGGGSTGKPN, encoded by the coding sequence ATGCAACCTGATGCGGCTAAAATATTAAGCAGCTTGTTTCGAGTTGGCCCGGTGACAAGCATTGACGATGTGGGCCAGCGCGTCCGCGTGACGTTTGGCGATATGGATAATCTGGTTTCGCCCTGGTTGCAGGTAGCCTGTCGCGGATCCGGACAAGATGACGAATACTGGATGCCGGACATCAATGACCAGGTGCTTTGCTTGATGATGCCGACCGGAAATGCCGAGGGTTATGTGCTGTGCAGCGTGCGCGGCAATACTCCGAAAGCCGGCGCGGTCGGAAAGCGGTATGTGCGATTTGCCGACGGCTCCGAAGTGGAATTTGATCGGGCCAGCGGTACGCTGACGATAATCACGACAGGGCCGGTCAATATCACGGCAGCCGGTAACGTCAACGTGACCGGCGATGTGATAGCTGGCGGCGTGTCGTTGAAAAATCATACACACGGCGGCGTCGTATCTGGAGGCGGAAGTACCGGAAAACCAAATTAA
- a CDS encoding contractile injection system protein, VgrG/Pvc8 family produces the protein MDPHSGLFGRRSAAGAGCRSKRDAEPAAVEAVVSTARQSWLDVIYNKTSITADLAPHLKSWSYTDNLSGQADDLQITVEDRAQLWQGNWFPSRGDTLTATIRRKNWNKDGEDSQLPLGRFEIDEIEVGGPPAEVKIKALSVPQSSPLKGQNKHRAWEKTKLSVIARDIAAGVAMSLVYDVTDDPHYDRIEQTEETDLEFLHRICKEAGLALKISDLQVVIFDAAKYEQAEPTLMIDKKQYTFLSYSGKSTINEVYHSCTIKYKQPKSKTTLTYTFTPPNPPPTQRTLVLREHVDSLAEAERKAKKALREKNSASDTYGFTIAGALDVWAGMTVTLKNFGAFDGKWLVTQVSHSQSGGHKVAVQLRRCLEGY, from the coding sequence ATGGATCCGCACAGTGGTCTTTTCGGCCGGCGTAGTGCTGCAGGTGCCGGATGTCGCTCCAAACGTGACGCAGAACCTGCCGCCGTGGAGGCGGTCGTGAGTACGGCGCGGCAAAGTTGGCTGGATGTGATCTACAATAAAACCAGTATTACGGCCGACCTTGCGCCGCACTTAAAAAGCTGGTCATATACGGATAATCTGAGCGGCCAGGCAGACGATCTGCAGATCACGGTCGAAGACCGGGCGCAGCTATGGCAGGGCAACTGGTTTCCGAGCCGTGGCGATACGCTGACGGCGACGATCCGGCGTAAAAATTGGAACAAAGACGGTGAGGATAGTCAGCTGCCGCTCGGCCGGTTTGAAATCGACGAAATCGAGGTCGGCGGGCCGCCGGCGGAAGTCAAAATCAAGGCGCTTTCGGTGCCGCAGTCGTCTCCACTTAAAGGCCAGAATAAACACCGGGCCTGGGAAAAAACAAAATTATCGGTGATTGCAAGGGACATTGCTGCAGGTGTGGCAATGTCCCTTGTTTATGATGTGACTGATGATCCGCATTATGACCGGATCGAGCAGACCGAAGAAACAGACCTGGAATTTTTGCACCGGATATGCAAAGAGGCCGGTCTGGCGCTCAAAATATCTGATCTGCAAGTCGTGATTTTCGATGCCGCAAAATATGAGCAGGCTGAACCGACGCTGATGATCGATAAAAAGCAGTATACCTTCCTGAGCTACAGCGGAAAATCGACGATCAACGAGGTTTATCATAGCTGCACGATCAAATACAAGCAGCCGAAAAGCAAAACGACGCTGACGTATACCTTTACGCCGCCAAATCCTCCGCCGACACAGCGGACCCTGGTGCTGCGCGAACACGTCGACAGTCTGGCCGAAGCAGAGCGCAAAGCAAAAAAGGCGCTGCGCGAGAAAAATTCGGCGTCCGACACGTATGGTTTTACGATTGCCGGCGCGCTGGATGTATGGGCCGGAATGACGGTGACGCTAAAAAATTTCGGCGCGTTTGATGGCAAATGGTTGGTCACGCAGGTTTCGCATAGCCAAAGCGGTGGTCATAAAGTGGCGGTGCAGCTGCGCCGTTGTTTGGAGGGATATTGA
- a CDS encoding phage tail protein — MSIGVISGATPTEKIEIAFEVYFQSATQTNSALTEMIASKAGAVGLTNAYNTVLNASNTAAGSKDKNRVMTFTQFQRSADGRWATHEIIGQRKPILEFLGPGLETISFNVMLMTSLGADPLTEAKKFRKLRDAGAVCDFVLGNAPVGENKWVVQKVSEAHSHFDGKGNVIVADLSLTLSEYIADPDGGAI; from the coding sequence ATGTCGATCGGAGTGATCAGTGGGGCTACTCCCACTGAGAAAATTGAAATTGCGTTCGAAGTTTATTTCCAGTCGGCGACGCAGACAAACTCTGCTTTGACGGAAATGATTGCATCGAAAGCGGGCGCGGTTGGCTTAACGAATGCGTACAATACGGTATTAAATGCCAGTAATACAGCTGCAGGATCGAAAGACAAGAATCGCGTCATGACGTTCACGCAGTTTCAGCGGTCAGCTGATGGCCGATGGGCCACGCATGAGATTATCGGGCAGCGAAAGCCGATCCTGGAGTTTTTAGGGCCGGGGCTGGAGACGATCAGTTTTAATGTGATGCTCATGACCTCACTCGGCGCGGATCCGCTGACGGAGGCAAAGAAATTTCGAAAATTGCGCGATGCTGGTGCGGTCTGCGATTTCGTTTTAGGAAACGCCCCGGTGGGCGAAAACAAATGGGTTGTGCAGAAAGTCTCCGAGGCGCACAGCCATTTTGACGGAAAAGGCAATGTCATTGTCGCAGATCTGTCGCTGACACTCTCCGAATATATCGCGGATCCGGACGGAGGTGCGATATGA
- a CDS encoding phage portal protein → MGRRKHLARARTPTPAPAQEKKVGATITRQIKNTGYSTGAASYSKPGLAAWTPIRSSPQSDIDVNLNTLRARSADSVMNNPLASSAIGTSRTNVIGAGLRLSPKPKTGLVGMTAEQAKEWSRKVKTEFEIFASSKFCDITRKNNLYDLQDIAYQCYMIDGDSFATFQYRRPMPGMPYSLRLRVIEASRVCNPGVQSLAATLNPWMVTVHNPQNGNRIVNGVEIDDDGAVVAYWIASRYPYDPANTQEVPEWSRVEAFGVKTGAPNILQISHDTRPEQYRGVPELAPVLEVLKQIGRYTEAELTSAIIKSFFSVFIKEQMGASTNGGFPLPEAYGEDEKVSVDPNSFELGSGTLNVLPPGYDVTSMDASRTLSTYEPFTKQLIQQIGAALDIPAEVLTKSFNSSYSASRAALLQAWAAFKMRRTWFARDFCQPVYEAWLTEAVAIGRIDAPGFFTDPLIKAAWCSAEWYGPVMGVLDPVKEVQGSALRVQYGYSTREKETAELTGQDWDENVERSAQELSRMKQLGLPALTATVNKQEESQPEGGQPE, encoded by the coding sequence ATGGGACGAAGGAAACATTTGGCGAGAGCGAGGACGCCCACGCCGGCACCGGCGCAGGAAAAGAAAGTCGGTGCCACGATCACACGGCAAATAAAAAACACCGGATACTCTACCGGCGCGGCAAGTTATTCGAAGCCGGGACTGGCGGCATGGACGCCGATCCGGAGCAGTCCGCAGTCAGACATTGACGTAAATCTTAACACGCTACGGGCACGATCGGCCGACTCAGTAATGAATAATCCGCTGGCATCCAGCGCGATCGGAACGTCGAGAACGAACGTGATCGGCGCGGGGCTGCGGCTGAGTCCGAAACCGAAAACCGGTCTGGTCGGTATGACGGCCGAACAGGCGAAAGAATGGAGTCGCAAAGTTAAAACGGAATTCGAGATCTTCGCCAGCTCTAAGTTTTGCGACATTACGCGCAAAAACAATTTATATGACCTGCAGGACATCGCCTATCAGTGTTACATGATTGACGGCGATAGCTTCGCAACATTTCAATATCGTCGGCCAATGCCTGGAATGCCTTACAGTCTGCGTCTGCGGGTGATCGAGGCGAGTCGCGTATGCAATCCAGGAGTACAGAGCCTGGCGGCGACATTGAATCCGTGGATGGTCACGGTACACAATCCGCAAAATGGAAACCGCATCGTCAACGGAGTCGAGATCGATGACGACGGCGCGGTGGTTGCATACTGGATCGCGAGCCGGTATCCGTATGATCCGGCGAATACACAGGAAGTACCGGAGTGGAGTCGGGTGGAGGCGTTCGGAGTAAAGACCGGCGCGCCGAACATATTGCAAATCAGTCATGACACGCGGCCGGAACAATACCGGGGTGTGCCGGAGCTTGCGCCGGTATTAGAGGTTTTAAAGCAGATCGGGCGCTATACCGAGGCGGAGCTGACGAGCGCCATTATCAAGTCGTTTTTCAGCGTTTTTATTAAAGAACAGATGGGCGCGTCTACTAACGGCGGATTTCCGCTTCCGGAAGCCTACGGAGAAGACGAAAAAGTCAGTGTGGATCCGAACTCGTTCGAGCTTGGTAGTGGTACGCTGAACGTCTTACCGCCTGGCTATGACGTGACCAGTATGGACGCCAGCCGGACGCTGTCAACTTATGAGCCGTTTACCAAACAGCTGATCCAACAGATCGGCGCGGCGCTGGATATACCGGCAGAAGTATTGACGAAGTCTTTTAACTCTTCATACTCGGCAAGCCGCGCGGCGCTGTTGCAAGCCTGGGCGGCTTTTAAAATGCGCCGCACCTGGTTTGCCAGGGATTTTTGCCAGCCGGTTTATGAGGCATGGCTGACGGAAGCGGTGGCGATTGGCCGTATTGATGCGCCGGGATTTTTTACGGATCCGTTGATCAAAGCTGCCTGGTGCAGCGCGGAATGGTACGGCCCGGTTATGGGCGTGCTTGATCCAGTTAAAGAGGTGCAAGGATCGGCGCTGCGTGTACAGTACGGCTACAGCACACGCGAGAAAGAGACAGCTGAGCTGACCGGACAGGATTGGGACGAAAACGTCGAGCGCAGCGCGCAAGAACTGAGCCGCATGAAGCAGCTCGGACTGCCGGCATTGACGGCAACGGTAAACAAACAGGAAGAATCACAGCCGGAAGGAGGGCAACCTGAGTGA
- a CDS encoding phage tail protein — translation MSELIDFPGFAQEVARANALLSHIKNGGPRAINSALNRTITGVRTDLVRSVRDNYDVKASDVRNAMQLKKSNPSTLTASIGASGAPLPLINFRVKPAQPGKQKPGSTLRVSVKKSGGKPIKGAFVAKLQGGRVGVAIRVGKARLPLKELHGPSVPQMLGEANLATNVMSSAQERFLKRIAHEVDWLLEKGK, via the coding sequence ATGAGCGAGTTGATCGACTTTCCGGGATTTGCGCAAGAAGTTGCAAGGGCGAATGCTCTGCTAAGTCACATCAAAAACGGGGGGCCGAGGGCGATCAACTCGGCCCTAAATCGTACCATTACCGGCGTAAGGACAGACCTGGTGCGCAGCGTGCGTGATAATTATGACGTCAAAGCGTCCGACGTCCGGAATGCAATGCAGCTGAAAAAATCCAATCCGTCGACGCTCACGGCGTCGATCGGCGCGTCTGGTGCGCCGCTGCCGTTGATCAATTTCCGCGTAAAGCCGGCACAGCCTGGCAAGCAAAAGCCGGGAAGCACGCTGCGCGTCAGTGTCAAAAAGAGCGGCGGCAAGCCGATCAAAGGTGCATTTGTGGCGAAGCTCCAGGGCGGCCGTGTCGGCGTCGCGATCCGCGTCGGCAAAGCGCGGCTGCCGCTGAAAGAGCTGCATGGCCCGTCGGTGCCGCAGATGCTCGGCGAAGCGAACCTGGCGACGAATGTTATGAGCAGCGCGCAAGAGCGGTTTTTAAAACGGATTGCGCATGAGGTTGATTGGCTGCTGGAAAAGGGGAAGTAA